In Streptomyces sp. NBC_01551, one DNA window encodes the following:
- the cysC gene encoding adenylyl-sulfate kinase, which yields MTTAHIQGATVWLTGLPSAGKTTLAFALAERLRAEGREVDVLDGDEIREFLSRGLGFSREDRHANVTRIGFVAQKLASHGVIVLAPVIAPYADSRAAVRARHAAQGTQFLEVHVATPVGLCSERDVKGLYAKQAAGEISGLTGVDDPYEAPENPELRIQTQGSSVAESAAELHTFLTERGLA from the coding sequence GTGACCACAGCTCACATCCAGGGCGCCACCGTGTGGCTGACCGGGCTTCCCAGCGCCGGCAAGACCACCCTCGCCTTCGCCCTCGCCGAGCGGCTGCGCGCCGAGGGCCGCGAGGTCGACGTGCTCGACGGTGACGAGATCCGCGAATTCCTGTCCAGGGGGCTCGGGTTCAGCCGGGAGGACCGGCACGCCAACGTCACCCGGATCGGCTTCGTCGCTCAGAAGCTGGCCTCCCACGGGGTCATCGTGCTGGCCCCCGTCATCGCCCCGTACGCCGACTCCCGCGCCGCCGTCCGCGCGCGGCACGCCGCCCAGGGCACGCAGTTCCTGGAGGTCCACGTCGCCACCCCCGTCGGGCTCTGCTCCGAGCGCGACGTCAAGGGCCTCTACGCGAAGCAGGCCGCCGGTGAGATCTCGGGTCTCACCGGCGTGGACGACCCGTACGAGGCGCCGGAGAACCCGGAGCTGCGTATCCAGACGCAGGGCAGCTCGGTGGCCGAATCCGCCGCCGAGCTGCACACCTTCCTGACCGAGAGGGGCCTGGCATGA
- the cysD gene encoding sulfate adenylyltransferase subunit CysD produces MTTATQSVTEASGNPFALSHLDALEAESAHIFREAAGQFERPVILFSGGKDSIVMLHLALKAFHPAPVPFSLLHVDTGHNFPEVIEHRDRVVARHRLRLHVAMVQDFIDDGRLRERPDGTRNPLQTVPLLDAIGSHRFDAVFGGGRRDEEKARAKERVFSLRDEFGAWDPRRQRPELWQLYNGHHASGEHVRVFPLSNWTELDVWQYIEREGIELPQIYYAHEREVFSRDGMWLTAGDWGGPAEHETPRRRLIRYRTVGDMSCTGAVDSDATTNAQIIAEIAASRLTERGATRADDKLSEAAMEDRKREGYF; encoded by the coding sequence ATGACGACCGCGACCCAGAGTGTGACCGAGGCGTCGGGGAACCCCTTCGCGCTGTCGCACCTGGACGCCCTGGAGGCGGAGTCGGCGCACATCTTCCGCGAGGCGGCCGGTCAGTTCGAGCGCCCGGTGATCCTGTTCTCCGGCGGCAAGGACTCGATCGTCATGCTGCACCTGGCCCTCAAGGCCTTCCACCCGGCGCCGGTCCCCTTCTCGCTGCTGCACGTCGACACCGGGCACAACTTCCCCGAGGTCATCGAGCACCGCGACCGCGTGGTGGCGCGCCACCGGCTGCGGCTGCACGTGGCCATGGTCCAGGACTTCATCGACGACGGCCGGCTGCGCGAGCGCCCGGACGGAACCCGCAACCCGCTGCAGACGGTGCCGCTGCTGGACGCCATCGGCTCCCACCGCTTCGACGCCGTCTTCGGCGGCGGCCGGCGCGACGAGGAGAAGGCCCGCGCCAAGGAGCGGGTCTTCTCGCTGCGCGACGAGTTCGGCGCCTGGGACCCGCGCCGCCAGCGCCCCGAGCTGTGGCAGCTCTACAACGGCCACCACGCCTCCGGCGAACACGTCCGCGTCTTCCCGCTCTCCAACTGGACCGAGCTGGACGTCTGGCAGTACATCGAGCGCGAGGGCATCGAGCTCCCTCAGATCTACTACGCCCACGAGCGCGAGGTGTTCAGCCGCGACGGCATGTGGCTGACCGCGGGCGACTGGGGCGGCCCCGCGGAGCACGAGACGCCGCGGCGCCGGCTGATCCGCTACCGCACCGTCGGCGACATGTCCTGCACCGGCGCCGTCGACTCCGACGCCACCACCAACGCGCAGATCATCGCCGAGATCGCCGCCAGCCGACTCACCGAACGCGGCGCCACCCGGGCCGACGACAAACTCTCCGAGGCCGCCATGGAGGACCGCAAGCGCGAGGGGTACTTCTAA
- a CDS encoding ketosynthase chain-length factor, which yields MSTQVVVTGIGIVSPNGFGVDAYWDATRASRSGIGRITRFDPERYPSKLAGEVDGFTVEEHLPSRLIPQTDRMTQLALVGADHALADAGVSTAEADEFGMGVMTASSSGGFEFGQGQLQNLWSQGSQYVSAYQSFAWFYAVNTGQISIRHGMRGPSGVVVSDQAGGLDALAHARRLIRKGSDLILSGGVDAAICPWGWVAQLTTGELSTDERPDRAYLPFDADASGYVPGEGGALLILEDAEAARRRGASQVYGEICGYGSTFDPHPDSGREPTLRKAIEIALDEAGLTPDAIDVVFADAAGTAELDRIEATTITGVFGPRAVPVTAPKTMTGRLGSGAAPLDVATALLAMRDGVIPPTANVTLSPDYDLDLVTAPRHTPVTTALVLARGRGGFNSAVVLRSVDWN from the coding sequence ATGAGCACCCAGGTCGTGGTGACCGGCATCGGCATCGTCTCCCCCAACGGATTCGGCGTGGACGCCTACTGGGACGCCACCCGCGCGTCCAGGAGCGGCATCGGCCGGATCACGCGCTTCGATCCGGAGCGCTACCCGTCGAAGCTCGCCGGTGAGGTCGACGGGTTCACCGTCGAGGAGCACCTGCCGAGCCGACTCATCCCGCAGACCGACCGCATGACCCAGCTCGCCCTCGTCGGCGCCGATCACGCCCTGGCCGACGCCGGCGTGAGCACGGCCGAGGCGGACGAGTTCGGCATGGGCGTGATGACCGCCAGCAGCTCCGGCGGCTTCGAGTTCGGCCAGGGCCAGCTCCAAAACCTGTGGAGCCAGGGCAGCCAGTACGTCAGCGCCTACCAGTCCTTCGCCTGGTTCTACGCGGTCAACACCGGCCAGATCTCGATCCGGCACGGCATGCGCGGCCCCAGCGGCGTCGTGGTCAGCGACCAGGCGGGCGGCCTCGACGCCCTCGCGCACGCGCGCCGCCTGATCCGCAAGGGCAGCGACCTGATCCTGTCCGGCGGCGTCGACGCGGCCATCTGCCCGTGGGGATGGGTCGCCCAGCTCACCACCGGGGAGCTGAGCACCGACGAGCGGCCCGACCGGGCCTACCTCCCCTTCGACGCCGACGCCTCGGGCTACGTGCCCGGCGAGGGCGGCGCCCTGCTGATCCTGGAGGACGCCGAGGCCGCGCGCCGGCGGGGTGCGAGCCAGGTCTACGGGGAGATCTGCGGCTACGGGTCCACCTTCGACCCGCATCCGGACAGCGGGCGCGAGCCGACGCTGCGCAAGGCGATCGAGATCGCCCTGGACGAGGCGGGCCTGACCCCGGACGCGATCGACGTCGTCTTCGCCGACGCGGCCGGCACCGCGGAGCTCGACCGGATCGAGGCGACGACGATCACCGGGGTCTTCGGCCCCCGCGCGGTCCCCGTCACGGCGCCCAAGACCATGACGGGCCGGCTCGGCTCGGGGGCCGCCCCCCTGGACGTCGCCACCGCCCTGCTGGCCATGCGGGACGGGGTGATCCCGCCCACGGCGAACGTCACCCTCTCCCCCGACTACGACCTCGACCTGGTCACCGCGCCGCGGCACACCCCCGTGACCACGGCCCTCGTCCTGGCGCGGGGCCGCGGCGGCTTCAACTCCGCCGTCGTCCTGCGTTCCGTCGACTGGAACTGA
- a CDS encoding sulfate adenylyltransferase subunit 1 — translation MAAPREAVPQEAASASLLRFATTGSVDDGKSTLVGRLLHDSKSVPADQLEAVEHASRGRGQDAPDLALLTDGLRAEREQGITIDVAYRYFATSRRRFILADTPGHVQYTRNMVTGASTAELAVVLVDARAGVVEQTRRHAAVAALLRVPHLVLAVNKMDLVDWAEPVFAAIAEEFTAYAASLGVEDVVAIPISALAGDNVVEPSARMDWYGGPTVLEHLETVPAGGDPGGEPTRFPVQYVIRPHGEEYRDYRGYAGQLASGVLTVGDGVTVLPSGRTTTVAAIDALGRRTEIAWAPQSVTVRLADDVDVGRGDLIAAGSPTPVPTRDIEAHVCHLDERPLRVGAKVLLRHTTRTVRALVKDISYRIDIGTLERRSGADGLGGNDIGRVVLRTAEPLALDRYTDNRRTGSFLLIDPADGTTLTAGMAGEAFRSITFPPAEDIDVSRDEVEPIRE, via the coding sequence ATGGCCGCCCCCCGGGAGGCCGTCCCCCAGGAGGCCGCCTCCGCCTCGCTGCTGCGCTTCGCCACCACCGGCTCCGTCGACGACGGCAAGTCCACGCTGGTCGGCCGCCTGCTCCACGACTCCAAGTCCGTGCCGGCCGACCAGTTGGAGGCCGTCGAGCACGCCTCCCGCGGCCGCGGCCAGGACGCCCCCGACCTGGCACTGCTCACCGACGGCCTGCGCGCCGAGCGGGAACAGGGCATCACCATCGACGTCGCCTACCGCTACTTCGCCACCAGCCGGCGGCGGTTCATCCTCGCCGACACCCCCGGGCACGTGCAGTACACCCGGAACATGGTCACCGGCGCCTCCACGGCCGAGCTCGCCGTCGTCCTGGTCGACGCCCGGGCCGGCGTGGTCGAGCAGACCCGCCGGCACGCCGCCGTCGCCGCGCTGCTGCGCGTCCCGCACCTGGTGCTGGCCGTCAACAAGATGGACCTGGTCGACTGGGCCGAGCCCGTCTTCGCCGCCATCGCCGAGGAGTTCACCGCGTACGCGGCCTCCCTCGGCGTCGAGGACGTCGTGGCGATCCCGATCTCCGCGCTGGCCGGTGACAACGTCGTCGAGCCCTCCGCCCGCATGGACTGGTACGGCGGACCGACCGTGCTGGAGCACCTGGAGACCGTTCCCGCCGGCGGCGACCCGGGCGGGGAGCCCACGCGCTTCCCGGTCCAGTACGTGATCCGCCCGCACGGCGAGGAGTACCGCGACTACCGCGGATACGCGGGCCAGCTGGCCTCCGGCGTGCTGACGGTCGGGGACGGCGTCACCGTCCTGCCCTCCGGCCGCACCACCACCGTCGCGGCCATCGACGCGCTCGGCAGGCGGACGGAGATCGCCTGGGCCCCGCAGTCGGTCACCGTCCGGCTCGCCGACGACGTCGACGTCGGCCGCGGCGACCTGATCGCGGCCGGGAGCCCGACCCCGGTGCCCACCCGGGACATCGAGGCCCACGTCTGCCACCTGGACGAGCGCCCGCTGCGCGTCGGCGCCAAGGTGCTGCTCCGGCACACCACCCGTACCGTGCGGGCACTGGTCAAGGACATCTCGTACCGGATCGACATCGGCACGCTCGAACGGCGCTCCGGCGCCGACGGGCTGGGCGGCAACGACATCGGCCGCGTGGTGCTGCGCACCGCCGAACCCCTCGCACTCGACCGCTACACCGACAACCGCCGCACGGGCTCGTTCCTGCTGATCGACCCGGCCGACGGCACCACACTCACCGCCGGCATGGCGGGCGAGGCGTTCCGCTCCATCACGTTCCCGCCGGCGGAGGACATCGACGTATCCAGAGACGAAGTCGAACCAATCAGGGAGTGA
- a CDS encoding FAD/NAD(P)-binding protein, with protein sequence MSRNSPPRHIAVVGAGAAGTLTAVQLMRQAEDLGRTLEVWLVDPAEQAGPGVAYRTSDPRHLLNVPAGRMSALPDDPEHFLRWLADGHPRAAPGDYVPRQEYGRYLTEVLERTAEACRRTRPHRVRERVSAVREHGAGVTLRLTGGGELRVDAAVLALGNFAPGQDWAGPELRESGRFVADPWAPGALEALPEEGDVLLVGTGLTMADLAVTLARPDRVLHAVSRHGYVPREHLEDPLPSAEPPSLDGTRGLDALRRDVRRHLAASRRACGDWRAGMDGLRPVTATLWQQLSPADRIRFLQEDLRAWEVHRHRIAPVTAARIGALRTSGRLRIGAAEVVRAVPDEGAVAVRLSDGRELRVAAVVNCTGAQADLRRTADPLVRCLLDRGYARTGPADLGFDTWSGGRLVPAPGAPALRLWTIGVARRGNLLESTAIPEIRTQAAEVASSVLGALADRHASRPTDRYGLRLTTTPEAAELYDRALERILAGRLGAEALLAEAVGVDPDFAVGHAALALLCHESGVGANTAAALAAAGRAASRGADERERSLVGAVRARLTGTEEAGKAALLGHIAGHPRDALVVSAAVPTVSFNGVTRAEESWALVEGLSPTYGDDWWYLGQLAFVRQEQERWQEAESLSARALAAHPAAGHAVHAWAHVFYETGEHRAGLAWLDEWMRRHGAGAGHRSHLSWHAALHELTLDDRAAVLRRYRCELVASRVSGGRLLVDSASLLWRARMTGSWSGELPLGELLEAAPDQWLDAPETAFAALHGALAFAAAGDLDGLGRLRLHALTNRQEAFRLVIAPLCEALTAVVGQRWQEAALRLGPLLPLIARVGGSKAQHEVVEETLLHALISGDDHDRAARLLSARLERRASPLDRRRLATVGGASQPLEAALR encoded by the coding sequence ATGAGCCGGAATTCGCCCCCGCGTCACATCGCGGTCGTCGGCGCCGGTGCGGCCGGAACACTGACGGCGGTTCAGCTGATGCGGCAGGCCGAAGACCTCGGCCGGACGCTGGAGGTATGGCTGGTCGACCCGGCCGAACAGGCCGGTCCGGGTGTCGCCTACAGGACGTCCGACCCACGCCATCTGCTCAACGTGCCCGCCGGCCGGATGAGCGCCTTGCCCGACGACCCCGAGCACTTCCTGCGCTGGCTCGCCGACGGGCACCCGCGCGCCGCGCCAGGCGACTACGTCCCGCGCCAGGAGTACGGGCGGTACCTGACCGAGGTGCTGGAGCGCACCGCCGAAGCGTGCCGCCGCACCCGCCCGCACCGGGTACGGGAGCGGGTCAGCGCCGTCCGCGAGCACGGCGCCGGGGTGACGCTGCGGCTCACCGGCGGCGGCGAGCTCCGGGTGGACGCGGCCGTGCTCGCGCTGGGCAACTTCGCCCCCGGCCAGGACTGGGCCGGCCCCGAACTGCGGGAATCCGGACGCTTCGTCGCCGACCCGTGGGCGCCCGGCGCGCTGGAGGCGCTGCCCGAGGAGGGTGACGTCCTGCTCGTCGGCACCGGCTTGACCATGGCGGACCTGGCCGTCACCCTGGCGCGCCCGGACCGGGTGCTGCACGCGGTGTCCCGGCACGGGTACGTGCCCCGGGAGCACCTGGAGGACCCGCTGCCGTCGGCCGAGCCGCCGAGCCTCGACGGCACGCGCGGCCTCGACGCGCTGCGCCGGGACGTCCGGCGCCACCTCGCCGCGAGCCGCCGTGCCTGCGGCGACTGGCGCGCCGGCATGGACGGGCTGCGCCCGGTGACGGCCACGCTGTGGCAGCAGCTGTCGCCGGCCGACCGGATCCGCTTCCTCCAGGAGGACCTGCGGGCCTGGGAGGTGCACCGCCACCGCATCGCGCCCGTCACGGCCGCCAGGATCGGCGCGCTGCGGACCTCGGGCCGGCTGCGGATCGGCGCCGCCGAGGTGGTCCGCGCCGTGCCGGACGAAGGCGCGGTGGCGGTGCGGCTGAGCGACGGGCGGGAGCTGCGGGTCGCCGCGGTGGTCAACTGCACGGGGGCCCAGGCGGACCTGCGCCGCACCGCCGACCCCCTGGTGCGCTGCCTGCTCGACCGGGGCTACGCCCGGACCGGCCCCGCCGACCTGGGTTTCGACACGTGGAGCGGCGGGCGCCTGGTGCCCGCGCCCGGCGCCCCGGCCCTGCGGCTGTGGACGATCGGGGTCGCGCGGCGCGGGAACCTGCTGGAGAGCACCGCTATCCCGGAGATCCGCACGCAGGCCGCAGAGGTCGCGAGCAGCGTGCTGGGCGCCCTCGCCGACCGCCACGCGTCCAGGCCCACCGACCGCTACGGCCTGCGCCTGACCACGACCCCCGAGGCGGCCGAGCTGTACGACCGGGCGCTGGAGCGGATCCTGGCGGGCCGGCTCGGCGCCGAGGCGCTGCTGGCCGAAGCGGTCGGCGTCGACCCGGACTTCGCCGTCGGGCACGCGGCGCTGGCGCTGCTGTGCCACGAGTCGGGGGTCGGCGCGAACACGGCCGCCGCGCTCGCGGCCGCCGGGCGGGCCGCGTCCCGTGGCGCGGACGAGCGCGAACGCAGCCTGGTCGGCGCGGTGCGGGCGCGCCTGACGGGCACCGAGGAGGCGGGCAAGGCGGCCCTGCTGGGCCACATCGCCGGGCATCCCCGGGACGCGCTGGTGGTGAGCGCCGCCGTGCCGACCGTCTCCTTCAACGGGGTCACCCGCGCCGAGGAGTCCTGGGCCCTGGTCGAGGGGCTGTCCCCGACCTACGGCGACGACTGGTGGTACCTGGGCCAGCTCGCCTTCGTCCGGCAGGAGCAGGAGCGCTGGCAGGAGGCCGAGTCCCTGTCCGCACGGGCGCTGGCCGCGCACCCCGCGGCCGGGCACGCCGTCCATGCCTGGGCCCACGTCTTCTACGAGACCGGCGAGCACCGGGCCGGTCTGGCCTGGCTGGACGAGTGGATGCGCCGGCACGGGGCCGGGGCCGGCCACCGCTCCCACCTCTCCTGGCACGCCGCGCTGCACGAGCTGACGCTCGACGACCGGGCCGCGGTGCTGCGGCGCTACCGCTGCGAGCTGGTGGCCTCCCGGGTGAGCGGGGGCCGGCTGCTGGTGGATTCGGCCTCGCTGCTGTGGCGCGCCCGCATGACGGGGAGCTGGAGCGGCGAACTACCGCTCGGCGAGCTGCTGGAGGCGGCTCCCGATCAGTGGCTCGACGCGCCCGAGACGGCCTTCGCCGCGCTGCACGGCGCGCTGGCCTTCGCCGCGGCCGGCGACCTCGACGGGCTGGGGCGGCTGCGGCTGCACGCCCTGACGAACCGCCAAGAGGCCTTCCGGCTGGTCATCGCCCCGTTGTGCGAGGCGCTGACGGCCGTGGTCGGGCAGCGCTGGCAGGAGGCGGCGCTGCGGCTCGGGCCGCTGCTGCCGCTGATCGCCCGGGTGGGCGGCAGCAAGGCGCAGCACGAGGTCGTCGAGGAGACCCTGCTGCACGCCCTGATCTCGGGTGACGACCACGACCGGGCGGCCCGCCTGCTGTCGGCCCGCCTGGAGCGCCGCGCCTCGCCGCTCGACCGCCGGCGGCTGGCCACGGTCGGTGGCGCGAGTCAGCCGCTGGAGGCCGCCCTGCGGTGA
- a CDS encoding ABC transporter ATP-binding protein, which translates to MRTTGSATAHLPVQKRRILRLFRPYRRRLLFVACLVGGSSLVALVNPFLIREIMDVALPQGRTGLLSLLALGMIVVSVATSSFNVFQTHVSAKVGQLVMHDLRTAVYSHLQRMSLAFFTRTRTGEVQSRIANDIGGMQVTVTTTATALVADLTIVIATTTAMALLDWRLTIASLLILPAFVWVSRHVGDERRVITRERQRQFAELSSNVQESLSVSGIMLGHTMGRSRSLTDTFAEQSRKLTDIEVRASTAGLWYQSTIWIVMASMPAVIYWVAGLTGSGGHMAISIGSLVAFTTLQQTLFRPAQRLLTIGLDIQSSLELFARIFEYLDLPVDVAEPERPVAPKELRGEVSLRGVGFSYAGAERPTLDGVDVTVPAGHSLAIVGETGSGKTTLSYLIPRLYDPTAGAVTIDGVDVRDLSFATLAAAVGVVSQETYLFHASVADNLRFAKPDATDEELVAAARIAHIHDYLMSLPEGYDTVVGERGYRFSGGEKQRLAIARAILRDPPILVLDEATSALDTQTEQAVQAAIDAASAGRTTITVAHRLSTIRDADEIIVLERGKVAERGTHDELLGLGGHYATLVNRDTEMVVVA; encoded by the coding sequence GTGAGAACCACCGGGTCGGCCACCGCCCATCTCCCCGTACAGAAACGACGCATCCTCCGCCTGTTCCGTCCGTACCGCAGGAGGCTGCTGTTCGTCGCGTGCCTGGTCGGGGGTTCCTCCCTGGTCGCCCTCGTCAACCCGTTCCTGATCCGCGAGATCATGGACGTGGCGCTGCCGCAGGGCAGGACGGGGCTGCTGTCGCTGCTCGCGCTCGGCATGATCGTCGTGTCGGTCGCCACGAGCTCGTTCAACGTCTTCCAGACCCACGTCTCCGCGAAGGTCGGCCAGCTGGTCATGCACGACCTGCGCACCGCCGTGTACTCGCACCTCCAGCGCATGTCGCTGGCCTTCTTCACCCGGACCCGCACCGGCGAGGTGCAGTCGCGCATCGCCAACGACATCGGCGGGATGCAGGTCACCGTGACCACCACCGCCACGGCGCTGGTGGCGGACCTGACGATCGTCATCGCCACGACCACCGCCATGGCGCTGCTCGACTGGCGGCTCACGATCGCGTCCCTGCTGATCCTCCCGGCCTTCGTCTGGGTGAGCCGGCACGTCGGGGACGAACGCCGCGTCATCACCCGTGAGCGCCAGCGCCAGTTCGCCGAACTCTCCTCGAACGTGCAGGAGTCGCTGTCCGTCAGCGGGATCATGCTCGGCCACACCATGGGCCGTTCCCGCTCGCTGACGGACACCTTCGCCGAGCAGTCGCGCAAGCTCACCGACATCGAGGTGCGGGCGAGCACGGCGGGCCTGTGGTACCAGTCCACGATCTGGATCGTCATGGCCTCCATGCCCGCGGTGATCTACTGGGTGGCGGGCCTGACCGGCAGCGGCGGCCACATGGCCATCTCCATCGGCTCCCTGGTCGCCTTCACCACCCTCCAGCAGACCCTGTTCCGGCCGGCGCAGCGGCTGCTGACCATCGGGCTGGACATCCAGAGCTCGCTCGAACTGTTCGCCCGCATCTTCGAGTACCTCGACCTGCCCGTCGACGTCGCCGAGCCGGAGCGGCCCGTCGCGCCGAAGGAGCTGCGGGGCGAGGTGAGCCTGCGCGGGGTCGGGTTCTCGTACGCGGGGGCGGAGCGGCCGACGCTGGACGGCGTCGACGTGACCGTGCCCGCCGGGCACAGCCTGGCGATCGTCGGCGAGACCGGCTCGGGCAAGACCACGCTGAGCTATCTCATCCCGCGCCTGTACGACCCGACGGCCGGGGCCGTCACGATCGACGGCGTCGACGTGCGCGACCTGTCCTTCGCGACGCTCGCCGCGGCGGTCGGCGTCGTCTCCCAGGAGACGTACCTCTTCCACGCCTCGGTCGCCGACAACCTCCGCTTCGCCAAGCCCGACGCGACCGACGAGGAACTCGTCGCGGCGGCGCGGATCGCGCACATCCACGACTACCTGATGTCGCTGCCCGAGGGCTACGACACGGTGGTCGGCGAGCGCGGGTACCGGTTCTCCGGCGGGGAGAAGCAGCGGCTCGCGATCGCCCGTGCCATCCTGCGCGACCCGCCCATCCTGGTGCTCGACGAGGCCACCAGCGCCCTGGACACCCAGACCGAGCAGGCGGTCCAGGCAGCCATCGACGCGGCGAGCGCGGGCCGGACCACCATCACGGTCGCGCACCGGCTGTCGACCATCCGCGACGCCGACGAGATCATCGTCCTGGAGCGGGGGAAGGTCGCCGAGCGCGGCACCCACGACGAGTTGCTCGGCCTCGGCGGCCACTACGCGACGCTCGTCAACCGGGACACCGAGATGGTCGTCGTCGCGTAG
- a CDS encoding TcmI family type II polyketide cyclase produces the protein MHSNLIVARMDSRSSADVARLFSAFDETEMPHLMGTRRRQLFMFNGLYFHLQDFDVDNGGELIEQAKSDERFVRISQDLKPFIEAYDPATWRSPADAMAQRFYTWESQ, from the coding sequence ATGCACAGCAATCTAATAGTGGCCAGAATGGATTCTCGTTCGAGTGCTGACGTGGCTAGGCTCTTCAGCGCTTTCGACGAGACCGAGATGCCACATCTCATGGGGACGCGACGACGTCAGCTCTTCATGTTCAACGGTCTGTACTTCCATCTTCAGGACTTCGACGTCGACAACGGCGGAGAGCTCATCGAGCAGGCGAAGTCCGACGAGCGCTTCGTCCGGATCAGCCAGGACCTCAAGCCGTTCATCGAGGCCTACGACCCGGCGACCTGGCGCTCCCCCGCGGACGCCATGGCGCAGCGGTTCTACACCTGGGAGTCGCAGTGA
- a CDS encoding beta-ketoacyl synthase, whose amino-acid sequence MTGRRVVVTGVGVAAPGGIGTKNFWSLLSEGRTATRGITFFDPAPFRSRVAAEIDFDPYEHGLGAQEIRRTDRAAQFALVTAREAMADSGLDLQGFAPHRVGVAVGSAVGATMGLDEEYRVVSDGGRLDLVDHEYAVPHLYNYFVPSSFAAEVAWAVGAEGPSTVVSTGCTSGIDSVGYAAELIRDGSADVMITGASDAPISPITVACFDAIKATTPRNDDPEHASRPFDLTRNGFVLGEGAAMFVLEELESARRRGAHIYAEIAGYASRCNAFHMTGLRPDGREMAEAIRSALDEARIDPAAVDYINAHGSGTKQNDRHETSAFKRSLGDHARRTPVSSIKSMVGHSLGAIGSIEIAASVLAMENNVVPPTANLHKPDPECDLDYVPLTARDWRTDTVLTVGSGFGGFQSAMVLARPDRKTTA is encoded by the coding sequence GTGACCGGCCGGCGCGTGGTCGTCACCGGAGTGGGCGTCGCGGCTCCGGGCGGCATCGGGACCAAGAACTTCTGGAGCCTGCTCAGCGAGGGACGGACGGCGACCCGGGGGATCACCTTCTTCGATCCGGCGCCGTTCCGTTCCCGGGTCGCGGCCGAGATCGACTTCGACCCGTACGAGCACGGGCTCGGCGCGCAGGAGATCCGGCGCACCGACCGGGCCGCGCAGTTCGCCCTCGTCACGGCACGTGAGGCGATGGCGGACAGCGGCCTTGACCTGCAGGGCTTCGCGCCCCACCGGGTGGGCGTGGCGGTCGGCAGCGCCGTGGGCGCGACCATGGGCCTCGACGAGGAGTACCGGGTCGTCAGCGACGGCGGCCGGCTCGACCTCGTGGACCACGAGTACGCCGTCCCCCACCTCTACAACTACTTCGTACCGAGTTCCTTCGCCGCCGAGGTCGCCTGGGCGGTCGGCGCCGAGGGGCCCTCGACCGTGGTCTCCACCGGCTGCACCTCCGGCATCGACTCGGTCGGCTACGCGGCCGAACTGATCCGCGACGGCTCGGCCGACGTGATGATCACCGGTGCCTCGGACGCGCCGATCTCGCCGATCACCGTGGCGTGCTTCGACGCGATCAAGGCGACCACACCGCGCAACGACGACCCCGAGCACGCCTCCCGGCCCTTCGACCTCACGCGCAACGGCTTCGTGCTGGGCGAGGGCGCCGCGATGTTCGTCCTGGAGGAGCTGGAGTCGGCGCGCCGGCGCGGCGCCCACATCTACGCCGAGATCGCCGGGTACGCCAGCCGGTGCAACGCCTTCCACATGACCGGACTGCGCCCCGACGGCCGGGAGATGGCCGAGGCCATCCGCTCGGCGCTGGACGAGGCGCGGATCGACCCCGCCGCGGTCGACTACATCAACGCGCACGGCTCGGGCACCAAGCAGAACGACCGGCACGAGACCAGCGCCTTCAAGCGCAGCCTCGGCGACCACGCCCGCCGTACGCCCGTGAGCTCGATCAAGTCGATGGTCGGCCACTCGCTCGGCGCGATCGGCTCGATCGAGATCGCCGCCTCCGTCCTGGCCATGGAGAACAACGTGGTGCCCCCTACAGCGAACCTGCACAAGCCCGACCCCGAATGCGACCTCGACTACGTGCCGCTGACCGCGCGCGACTGGCGCACCGACACGGTGCTGACGGTCGGCAGCGGGTTCGGCGGTTTCCAGAGCGCGATGGTTCTCGCCCGACCCGACAGGAAAACGACGGCATGA